A stretch of the Metopolophium dirhodum isolate CAU chromosome 8, ASM1992520v1, whole genome shotgun sequence genome encodes the following:
- the LOC132950594 gene encoding uncharacterized protein LOC132950594: protein MDVVDVSPAKKNPRGKLIGTGQKQIIINVYKDKVTQQLENPEMPKLSYREMIIEVSKTTGIGQRTVQTTLSEYKKEGTVSSPNKKRVKMTILDKVDEFDKNAIRQKIHSFWRKREVPTVNKMLIVINEDETLPDLKRSSFHKLLKDLQFEFVKKNRNSALLEREDLISWRRGYLYKIRSYRVQNRPIYYLDETWVSAGETHSKAWVDTMVTSSRDAFLRGLTTRQKEPSGKGKRLIVLHIGSSDGFVPGGLLCFESKTNSTDYDDEMNGDTFYEWFVKTLPLLKKNDIIVMDNASYHSVKKHKIPVRSWKKQAIIDWLENKGEIVEHSTVKNDLMERVNKIKKKYDQYVIDEYAKDDNKIILRLPPYHCELNPIELAWSSVKSYVPTHNNTFKLKDVLELLKKGVDM from the exons ATGGATGTCGTAGATGTTTCTCCTGCCAAAAAAAACCCAAGAGGAAAA ttAATCGGCACTGGTCAAAAGCAAATCATTATCAATGTATACAAAGATAAAGTCACACAACAGCTCGAAAATCCAGAGATGCCCAAATTGTCCTACAGAGAAATGATCATTGAAGTTTCAAAAACCACCGGTATTGGGCAACGTACGGTACAAACCACATTATCAGAGTATAAGAAAGAAGGTACAGTATCATCGCCCAAcaaaaaaagagttaaaatgACAATACTTGATAAAGTTGACGAGTTTGATAAAAATGCCATAAGGCAAAAAATTCATAGTTTTTGGAGGAAACGTGAGGTGCCAACAGTAAACAAAATGTTAATTGTCATTAATGAAGACGAAACATTACCAGACCTGAAACGTTCGTCCTTTCATAAATTGCTGAAAGATTTACAATTtgagtttgtaaaaaaaaaccgaaacagTGCTCTTTTAGAAAGAGAAGATCTAATATCTTGGCGGCGAggttatttgtataaaataagaaGTTATCGAGTACAGAACCGGCCAATATATTATTTGGACGAGACTTGGGTCAGTGCAGGCGAGACGCATAGCAAAGCGTGGGTTGATACCATGGTCACATCATCAAGGGATGCATTTCTCAGAGGCCTCACCACAAGACAAAAGGAACCATCCGGCAAAGGTAAACGacttattgtattacatatcGGGTCGTCAGACGGTTTTGTCCCTGGGGGCCTTTTGTGTTTTGAATCCAAAACCAACTCGACGGACTACGATGATGAAATGAATGGCGATACATTTTATGAATGGTTTGTTAAAACTCTgccattactaaaaaaaaatgacatcaTTGTAATGGATAATGCTTCGTACCATTCCGTGAAGAAACACAAAATTCCAGTGAGGTCGTGGAAAAAACAAGCAATTATTGACTGGCTTGAAAATAAAGGCGAGATCGTTGAACATTCTACTGTGAAAAACGATTTGATGGAAAGagtcaacaaaataaaaaaaaagtacgacCAATACGTAATTGATGAGTACGCAAAAGACgacaacaaaattatattgcGATTACCTCCATACCACTGCGAGCTTAATCCAATCGAACTCGCGTGGTCGTCTGTGAAGAGTTACGTCCCAACGCATAATAACACCTTCAAATTAAAAGATGTACTCGAGTTGTTAAAAAAAGGCGTGGACATGTAA